TTTCAATCTGCTCCTTTGCAAAGATAAGCTCGCGGATTTTTGACCGAGCATTATCGCGCCCATGCAAATAGGTAAAGAGCAACTTCCGCGCTGTCTCTAGATCAACCCCTCGATATTCTTCTTCTCTACTTATTCCATGAAAAAGGCGCTGCTTTAAAGTCCCTTCCTGCAATGAGAGAAGACGCAGTTGGTTTTTGAGATAAGAGTTGGACAACTGTGTCCCGGATCTTTCAGAGGAGAGTTGCATCAACTTCTTCTTTTCCAACTGCACTTTTTTAAGTTGGCAAGCCGCGGGGGATAAGATTTTCCCAAATTCCCCTACCTCGACAAGCATTTGGTCTTTTTGGCGAAGGGCTTGACTCATTGTAGAGAAAAAGGAATCTACTCCAGTCTTCACTCTGAGTTCTTCACGCTCAATAACGTCTAAGCGCCGCATTTGCGTAGTAAGATTTTTTTCATAGCTCGGCTGTCCAATGAGTGCCAAAGCCAGAACGTCTCTCTCCTTTGCAATTTCATGAAGCTCTCCCTGAAGCGCTACAACTTCGCTGCCCATTTCCATGGCTAGGTAAGGATTGGTGTCTAGCAACTCTCCAAATTTAAGCTCAATTTCCATTAAGTCATTCATAAGGTTTTGTTTGCGGCTTTGGAAGAGCGGAAGCTGCTGCCCAAGATTCAACGCTCCTTTGGACTCGATGTTCTCCTTCAAATAGGCAACGTGTTCTTTGAGAAGCTCATTCATGCTTTCTGTGTAACTATTCCGCCGCTTTTGGAGATAGGCAATTTGCCCTTCCGTCACCCTAGAGTTCTCCTTTTCAAGGTAGTTTTTATAGGTTTCCATAATCTCGTTAAGCAACCGCATTCCAAAATGACGATCCGCATGAGTCATTTCCAAGCTGAGCAATGAGGCGTCCCCATGAACAAGAAGAACCTCAAAAAGCTCCCGCACCTGGATGACCATTTCGGAGAGCGAGGAAAATACAAGAGGGTAACTATTGCGAAGTTTCATCCTTTTAGGCATTTCTTTTAATGTAAAAGTAATTCCATTAAAGGAGACCGCTTCCCCTACAACTCCTTTCGCGAGTACATGATTTTTTTCATCCCGCACCTCGAAAGATTCTCGTGAAGTGAAGAAAATGAGAAACCCTTTAGAGTATTCTCCTAAGTAACGAACATTCTCAAACACAAACCGAGAAGGCTCAGCAATCGGCATTCCTCTTTCAGCATCTAGAGATTCAAAAAAACGACGACGCTTTTTTTCAACACTTGTCTCAATGGGAATGTCCGCTTGCATTCCAAGCTTCATGATCACAGGTTCTAAAATAATTGATGAAAGAAGCAACACGTGCCCCTCTTTGGTCACCCCACCCATCCCTAATGTCTGGAGGAATGAATCAAACATACCTCCTCCAAAGGGCGTTTGAGAAGGCCCCACTTCTTTAAATACCGCCTTTATTTCGTGGCGGACAGGAACCTGAGACCTTTTAAAAAACCCAAACAATCCAAAAAAAACAGCTCCTGCAAAAATCACCCATCTTGTTTTGAATGCGAATCGTTTAATATCGGAAAAAATAATGAAACTTTCGGATTGTGTCATTGGATAGCTACGACTCCTGCAACCCCTTTGCGGAAAAGTTCAATTCCAGTAAGTGTAGGGGAAATTTGCTGAATAAAACGGTTCCACTCTGTAATAGGCGTTGCCGCAACATAAACAATATCACCCGGCATTAAAAGCATACTTGAGGTAGGAAGACGCATGACGTGCTTCCAGTTTAATGTATAGATTTTAGGACGCAAAATATTTCCTCGAATGACTTGAATCACTCCCTTATCGCCTGTGAAGGGAATCCCTCCTGCCATAGCAAGGGCAGATCGAAGAGGCAACGATCCATTAGGAACATCGATAACGCGCTCCTGTCTCACTTCTCCCATTACCATCAGCGTTGAAGCTGAAGTCTCTGCAATGTAAAGCTTATCCCCCCCACGCATCACCACATTCTGACTCATGTCCCCTTCTTTCACAAGCCTATTCATATCAACGGGAACAGGCTCGCCATCTCGCACCAAATAACTCTTAAAAAAGTTTGCATTGGAGGGAACTTTGGCCTCAGCAAGCACCTCAAATAGGCGGAGCTTCCCATTAACAGGAAGAGTTGACTGACTCACCATCCCAGCGAGTTCCACTTTCTTTTGCTTTCTTTTAGCAAATGAAAGGAAAACCTCTACCTCATCGATTTCTTGGTCGTAGGCTTCTTGAATTCTATCTCGAGCCTCTCCAAGTTTTAGCCCCGAAATTTCAATTGGCCTTAATTCGGGAAGGGTGATCTTCCCTCCTGAGACCGGGTAACCAATCTCTTCTCCAATTGCCCGTACAGCATTGACCAAATCGCTACGCGAAGGGTGAAATAGCGCAACCTTTAAGAAGTCTCCATCCTCAACTGTATTGGTATATTCTTCGAGAAGTTCTGGATTAAGGGCCACTAAAGGCTGTCCCTCCATCTCTAAAATCGAAAACTTCCCCTCCTTAATTTTATAAGAATCGATGACAAACTCATCTGCACCGACAACCTGCGAGCCCTTGTACGGAGTGTTCGAACATGCTGCAAGGAAAAGTGATAGAACCATAATTAAGAGATTTGGTACTCTAAATAGATGGGAGATCAAAAAAAGTTTATATTTATTACTGGGATTGCAGGCTTTATTGGCTTTCATCTTGCTTCTTCACTAATTAAAAATGGAGATTATGTGATTGGGTGTGATAATTTCAATAATTATTATTCACCCGATCTCAAAAGAGCACGCGCCGATCAATTGCGTAGACTCGGTGTTGAAGTCATTGAAGAGGATATCCAAAATATCCACCCTTTGAAACAAAACATCACGCATATTGTGCACTTAGCAGCACAGGCAGGGGTCCGTTATTCCATAACGCACCCACAACCCTACAGCGACTCTAACCTCAATGGCTTTTTAAAAATCCTAGAACTTTGCCGAAGTATTCCCAACGTGAAACTCATTTTCGCATCTTCCTCTTCCGTTTACGGTAGCAATACCAAAATCCCTTTCTCTGAAACTGATCCTACAGACTCCCCTATTAGTCTCTATGCAGCTACGAAAAAATCAGGGGAACTGATGGCCAAAAGTTACCATCACCTCTACAATATCCCCATGGTGGGACTCCGATTCTTTACAGTTTATGGTCCCTGGGGACGCCCAGACATGGCTTACTACTCGTTTGCAGAAAAAATTCGAAGAGGAACACCTATTCCTGTTTTCAACCATGGGGAAATGGAGCGCGACTTTACCTACGTTGACGATATTGTCCAAGGAACAATTCGAGCACTTGACCATTGCAACGGATTTGAAATCTACAATCTTGGCAATAACAAACCAGAACCTCTCATGCATCTCATTGAACTTCTCGAAACGCACCTTGGGAAAAAGGCACAGATCGATTTTCAACCGATGCAAATGGGAGATGTTAAATCCACTTATGCCGATATCCAGAAAGCTGAAAGAGAACTTGGCTTTTCTCCAACTACTCCTCTTGATTTCGGAGTCGCAAAATTCTCTGAGTGGTTTCTGATACAAAAAGAGTCTTTTGCAAGCCTCTCTTAAGTTTTAGCTATATCTTAGCCGTTAAAAAAGACAAAAAAATCTGTATCGCTGCTGATTGTATGCCTCTATTTGGCACCTGTAAAGAGGCAGAAGCCCATGTAATCAACGACACAAAATTATTTAACATGGAATGGCATATATAGGGCTTGCAGGTCATCCTTCCCTCGTAGATATTTTCTTAAATGAATGCCCCAGAAATACTTTTACTGAATTCCTTTACACACTACACCAAACGCTAAAAGAACATTATTTTCTCCTCAACCTCCAGAATACTTCTCATTCTTTTCAAACTATACTCTTTGATCTCCTTTGCATCTCTCCCCATTTATTCCTGAGGTTATTGCTTCACAAGTGTCTGAAACGCTTCGGGCAAGGCTCCAATAAGATCGCTTGCAATCATGTCATATGAGGTACGTTCTTTCGCAGCAACCTCCCCTGCTTCCCCGTGCAAATAAACTCCCAAAGCGGCAGCCTCTCGTCCCGATGCCCCTTGTGCAACAAGAGATGCTATCATTCCTGTCAAAACATCCCCTGTTCCCGCAGTGGCCATCCCAGGATCTCCCTTTGTCACAATGAGCGGCAATAACTTAGGATGAAAAATCCATGTTGGTGCCCCCTTTAAGATGACTGTCACTTTCGCTTGATCAGCAAAAGCTTGGCACGCCTGATGATCGACACCACTGCCCCCAAGAAGATGTGTCATCTCTTTGTGATGCGGGGTTAATATGGACCCTTTGGGGAAAACCTTAATATGATAGAGGGCATCGGCATCTATCACCATAGGAACATTCAATTTAGCAACAAGGCCTTGCAAAAAGGTGTGCATCTCTTCGCCTTTTCCGACACCAGGGCCAATTAGACATGCTTTTGCACGTTTTCCTTCTTCCAAAATTGCACTATCATCACCCCACTTATATGCCGTCCGAATGAGTTCATACGCCGAGGGAGCAAGTTCTTCCTCCATTCCTTCTGGATGAAATAGCCTTACAATTCCTGCTCCTGTGCGCAGTGCTGCTAAACATGACAACATAGCCGCCCCTGGCATTCCGGGCGAGCCCGCAACGGCAATGACATATCCCGCCTCATACTTATGACGACCTCGTTTCAACGGTGGCAAAAGACCTGGAAGTGCTTTCTCATTAAGCAAAAAACCTTCTCCTTGCGCCTCTTCAATGTATTTCCCCTCCATTCCAAAGTCGATTACATGGAGTCTTCCTGTATGATTGTACCCCTCCCCTACAAAAAAACCACGCTTTGCCATCCCCAAATAAAGCGTCTCATCCGCGTGGATTGCGAGCTTTGCCTCTCCTGTGTTTCCATTCACACCTGACGGAATATCAATCGCTAAAACAGGAAGTTCTGCCTCATTGACTTTTTTGATGACTTCTTTGATCTTTCCTTGAACTTCTCCCTGAAAGCCCGTCCCTAAAAGCCCGTCAAGAATGACCCCATTAAGCTCCAACTGATCTTGCTGCTTCCCTTTAAATCCCTTCCCATGCTTCTGACAAAGAGGACTAGCCTCCCCCATTTCAACAACATGAAAAGCTTCAACATTAAAGCCTCGATTGAGCAGAAAAGTTCCTGCAACGTAGGCATCGCCTCCATTGTTCCCCTTTCCGACGAGCAATGTAACCCTTTTCTCCAGACCCCGTTCTTTGACAAAGGCCTCTACCCGATCAGCAATTCCCTCCCCTGCTTTCAGCATATACGCCTCATCGGAAGCCCCAACTTCCATGCTAACCTTCTCGATGCGTGCCATCTCATCAGAGCGCACCACTTTCATGCCTTCAAGCTTACTGTCCATGTACCCAATCTACCATACCTATAACAACTTTCAAAGAATTTGTTAAAGCTGCTCAAATTCCACTTGAGAATACACACCAGACTCTCCCCCAACCTTTACAGCTTGCTCATAAACACAAATGAAGCGGTCCTATGGAGAGGACTTTGATATTTTAGTAAGTATTTTCTATGCAAATAGAGGGTCTTGTTCTCATCTTTTGGGGTAGCCTGATAAAAAAAATGCCCACTTAAACAAGCAGGCACCCAACCACATAGGGGAATGTAGGTTTTGAATTTTTGGCCTAAAGCAAAATAGCCTAACGCTTTTATAAATAGGCACTAAGAAAAATCTTCTGGATCTTGATCATGCGTATGAAATTCACCCCGAATTTATTCCTAACTCTGGCAAGGAATAGCCCCCTATTCCTCGCAAGGGTAAGAATAAGCTCATACTTAAAGAACACTGCTTTGAAAATGGGATGAATAAAGAAAGATCTACCCCAATTCTTGCACGCTCTAAGTAATTTATAATGAACTTTCTATAAAACACAACGTTTCATAACCAAATCATGCCCGATTCGGCCTCCAAAAAAAACTGCGTATATCCGTTTATTAGACTACCAAGAGGATCAGTCTCGTCACCCAAAGGGACTGGAAACCGGGATTTATTCTGAAGTTTAGTAGATTAGTTATAACTCAGGGAAAATCCATTCCTTTGTACCCCAATCTTAATAAATTATTTAATTCGCTGACTTCCAGCAACTTAAATTAAAGATGCTCTTGCTTGACAGTCCGAGCAAGAATTGCCTCAACAGCCTCTCTGGGGTTAACCCCTTCATATATAATGGAATAAACTGCTTCAGTAATCGGCATATCTACTTCTTTCTTAGCGCTGAGCTCTAAAGCAGATAGACAGGTATAGGCCCCTTCAACAACCATTCCAATCTTTTTCCTAGCCTCATCAGGAGAATACCCCTCTGCTAGAAGCTTTCCAAAGATATAATTGCGGCTAAGGGTCGATAGACAGGTAGCACAGAGATCTCCTAGTCCTGAGAGACCGTTAAGAGTGTCGGCCTCACAACCAATCGTCTCCCCAAGCTTTCGGATCTCATGAAGACCACGAGTCATCAAGGCTGCTTTTGTATTTTCACCATATCCAAGGCCATCAGAGATTGCACAGGCTATTGCAATGATATTCTTCATCGCACCCCCAAACGAAACCCCTCTCATATCTCCATTAGGATAAACCCTGAAGCAAGAGGTAGTAAATGCCTTGCAAATTTGCATCATAAGGTCATTATCATAGCTTGAGGCAACAACAGAGGTGGGGAGCTTGCGCATGACTTCTCCAGCTAAACTGGGGCCGCTAAGACATCCGATCTTGGATTTATAATCGTCACCCAGAACTTCCATCGCAACCTCGGACATGAGAAGACCCGTACCTTGCTCAATTCCTTTAGAGGTAAGAACAATCGGTGTTTCCTTCAAGCCGATCTTTTTGAGCTGCTCAAGCACGGGGCGTAGCCCTTTTGAAGTCACAGACTCGACAATCATATCAACATCGGTAATTGCTTCTTTAAGATCAGTAGTGAGAACAAGATTTTCCTCTGCCTGATGATCGCGGAGTTTTGGGTGAGACTCCCCTCTTTTGAGGACTTCTGCCAAGGACATATTTCCAGTCCATAGCTTTACTTCATACCCTTTTTCAGCCAAAAGATTCGCAAGGCAAAAGCCCCAGGCTCCAGCCCCTAAATATCCGATTCTCATCATCACGTCCTAAATAATTTTTTACAATAATTATACATGATAGCAAGTTTTACGTCATGAGCGCTTTTGCCACGGTTTCTAAACTATCTGGTCCTGAACGGTTTTTAAGTGGAGCAAAACAATTTTTACGCTCAGAAATGATGACTTTAAAAGAATTTGCATAGGGGAATAGATCAAAAATAAATGTTTCAAACTTCCAAATCCAGACGTCCCCGGATTGTTTGTGCGCAAGATGCCAGGGAAGCTCTATTTTAGAGGCTCGTGCTGCAAAATCCATGGTGCACGAAAACAGCCCTGTATTTCCCAGTGGAAACCCTAAACCTTGCATCCTTTCAGTCAGCTCAGAATACTCTCGAATCATGAGCTTGCCTCTTTCCTCTCCGATCACCCCTAGCTTCTCTTTTGGGCTATCTCTTCGAATGCATTTGAGGACAAGGTCTACCTGCTCCTTTTCATGGATCGCCAGAAGTTCCCCATCAAAGGGTTCAGCTTTAGGGTTATCTACAGGAATTACCTGGACCACCTCAACACCATTTGCCTTCCAAACTTCCCAGGCTCCTGAATCAAAGAGGTTCTTCAGAGCCTTTCCATTCCCATCAGGTGACTCCATGTCCCCATATAGGTTTCCCTCCTCGTCGCAAACCGGCATCATCTTTTGAGAAAAGACAGAAACATTTGTTAACCCAAAGTAATCATGCTCCTCGAAGTATTGAATTGTTGCTTCATGATTAATTGGGGAGGTCATGACTGCTAGTGAAAGGTCTCTTCCTTTTTCCTTCACTTTTTCAAAAATCAGCTGAAAAAGCGTCTTTTTTTCTTGCAGTGGAAGCTGGACGCACCCTTTTGGTCCATCGACACCAAGACGTGTTCCTTGACCTCCCGCCAACACTAAACACCCCATCTTCTTGAAACTTGAAGAAGGCGCAATGTCTTGCACGATGGCATTTTCATCGAGGAGAACAAATGTCTCAAGTTTGGTGATCTCTTTTTTCTCTTTGAAAACAGCAATGAGGGGATGTGATTGCATCAACTCACCCGAATAAAGAGTGATAGACAGTATCAACGGAAATATTAGCCACGTTATCATTTTTACCATGTAGGGGGATATGTTCAAATTGAGGGTTTGGTGAGTCTACTTTTTGCCTAAGAACTCCTTGCCTAGAGTCAGCCCACAGTGAGACAACCCGAACTGGATAACTTGCATCGACATAGTAGGCAATAGAGAGAACGCCAGAGTCCGGAGCCACAAGGTAGCGGCAGCGATTTTTAATCAAAGATAGCATTTCAAAAAGATTTGTTTCCCCGCGAAGGTCAATGACATTGTCCATCAAAAAAGCAGGTTCTCTTTCCATTCCAAACAAGAGAATTTTGCCTTTGCTTTTTTCCTGAACCTTCTTAAAAAGATTCCGCCATGAAGGGAGATCCCAGTTTTTTTCGTAACCATAATACACACCTGTTTCTGTTTGAACATGACATCCAATATAGGTCTCGCTTGGGTCAAGCTCATACTTGTCAGCAAGGCTGTCCCATTTCTCTTGCCACTTCAGCTTTGGAACAAGGTTTCCAATTTGCCACTTTAGCCACTTTGTAGGATCGGGTTTTTCGAGAACGACATCGAACATGTTAGAGCTTAACGAATGCTCCTTTAAAGTCTCTTCAATATCAAAGGGTTTCCCTCTTTCCCACGAGTCCCCAACAAGCACCTGAACACCCTCAAGCATCGTGAATGCCTCAGCTAAATCCCTGCGTGTCATAAAAGTAATCGATGCGTTAGGAACATAACTACGAATACGATAGACCAAGGCATAAAGACCCAAAGGAATATCCCCTAACCCTCGATTCCAAATGACGAGGAAACGCCCTTTTTCTTCCCCTGCCATTTTCTTTAGAAGTTTATCAAAAGGATTCGGACGGATTGCATCAATCAGTTTTTTCATATGCGCCCCGCAAAGTTTTGCTTCAGTTTAGAAAGAACTGCTGCTGTGACTTCACCCACTCCAATATTCTTCATGCAAGGAAAGTCAATCGGGCAAACCCGTTTAAAACAGGGGGAACAAGGAACTCTCTTCTGAAGAATGTTTTGACTTTGTCTGTAAGGCCCCGTTGCCACTGGGCTTGTTGACCCAAATAGTGCAACAAGGGGAACATCTAGACTATCAGCAATGTGCATCGGTCCACTGTCATTTGTTAAAAAGACACTGCAAATTTTTATAAGTGCTAGCAGCTCTCGCAAGCTAGTTTGACCTGACATGTTTATTGCGCGATTCGAAAGACCCAAACAAATTTTTCCGATTAAATCCTTATGCGAGCGGTCTCCAAAAAAGAGAACCGCATTTTTGGGATCTGCCTCAATAATATTTTTAGTCACTTCCGTAAATCGCTCAGGAAGCCAACATTTTGCAGTCCCATAAGCAGCTCCGGGATTCACCCCAATAATATTGCAATTAGGGTTAATGTCAAAGCGCTTGACAAGCTTCCACGCTTCTTTGATCTCCTGATCCGTTACAACCAGTCTGGGCTTTGTCTCGGAAACAGGAATTCCTAGAGGCTTTAGGAGCTCCTTATAAGTACTCACGAGGTGTTGCTCCTTTTTCTTCTCAGAAAAAGAAACCGGATGGGTCATTAGAAAGCTTCGACCATCTGCGCGATATCCCAGCGCGTTTTTAACATTCCCTTGCCAAAACCTCCAGGCCGATGAAAATGAATTAGTCAATAAAATCCCAAGATCATACGTCCCGCTTTTCAGTTTCGCAACGATGTTTCGCTCCCCAATCCGACGAATAAAGCTCTCTCCTCGGCTTACACAGAAAAGCTCATCCACAGCAGGATCATTTTCTAGCAAGGGGGCAACATTGTCCTGACACATCACTGTGATTTCAGCATGGGGGTAATGCTCCCGCAAATCTGCTAAAACAGGAGTCGCCATCACCAAATCACCCAACCAATTCGGCATTCGGACAATGATAGACTTCGGATCTAAGTTTTCTAGACTTTTCATTGGTTTAAGATTAACAGAAAATCCTTTTCGTTCCATAATGAAAAATATGAGTCGAAAAAAACATATTATTGTAGGAATTGATCCAGGAACCCGTATCACTGGGTATGGAGTTATCGAAACAGATCTCCGTTCATTTACTCCCCTTGACTTTGGATGTATCCGTCCCTCGCCTAAACTCTCCCTCCACGAAAGATACGGCATCATCCATGAAGGGATCGAGCACATCCTTGATTCCTATCCTATCGAAGCCGTTTCCATTGAAACGCAATTTGTTAACCGCAATGTTCAAAGTGCTCTAAAACTCGGAATGGCAAAAGGCGTTGCTCTTGTTGCCGCCACAAAGCGCAAAATCCCCATCTTCGAATATGCCCCAAAAAAGGCAAAACTTGCTGTTGTAGGCTCTGGATCAGCAACCAAGGAACAGGTCCAAAAAATGATGCAAACGCTCCTAAATCTTGAGGAAATTCCCACCCCTGAAGACGCTGCCGATGCCCTCGCCCTTGCAATTACTCATGCCAATCATATTAAACCCGTAGGCGTCCATGTTTGAATACATCAAAGGAACTCTTGTCTCAATTACTCCCCATAACGCTGTAGTAGATGTCAATGGTGTAGGCTATTTGCTTTACACACCCCTCAGTGCTTTTTCCGCAGCACCCCCGATCGGGGAAAGTACCCTCTTTTATATCTCCTCAGTGATCCGCGAAGATTCGTACAAAAACTTTGGGTTTCTTACCTGCGAAGAGCGCGATCTTTTTGAAAAAATTAGCACCGTATCTGGTATTGGTCCTAAAACTGCCCTAGCCCTCATCGGCCACCTCGACAGCTCAGCTCTTGAGTCCGCCATCACCACCGCAAACACCACCATTCTTTCTAAAATTCCAGGGATTGGAAAAAAAACTGCTGAACGACTGATCATAGAGCTTCGCGACAAAGTCCTCAAAGGGCTCAAAAAAGCCCCCCTTCCACACACCTCAAAGCATGAAATTACCGAGGAGGATCAGATGGTAAACGATGCGCTCTCTGCACTCATGAACCTCGGGTATAATTCCCTTCAAGCACAACAAGCACTCAAAAAAGCCCTTGCAAGCGAAACTCCTTCCGATCTTAGCATGCTCATTCGGACGGCCCTCTCCGGAATATAAAAATTGAATTGAAAACTCCATTTTCACATTTTTGTACGGGTGTGATATCATGGACCTCCACTTATCAAGGACCAATTTGAAAATGGAATTTAACCATCGCAGTTATGAGAAGGGGCAAACGGTTGCAGCTGTTGCGACCCCGCCGGGGGTGGGGGGCATTGCCGTCATCCGCATCGCGGGTGATGATGCCTTAGCCGTTGCAGATCAAATTTTCTCCGGCCCAATTCACAAGTATGAAAGTCATACCGTCCATTTTGGAAAGATTATTGAAGGGGATGGGAAGATCATTGACGAGGGTCTTGCTGTCGTGATGAAAAACCCCCGCTCCTACACAGGGGAAGATACGGTGGAAATCCATTGCCATGGAGGAACTCTGATTACGCGCAAGGTTCTAGATGCCGCGCTAAAAGCGGGAGCACGCGCAGCCCTTCCTGGAGAATTCACATTTAAAGCCTTTCAAAATGGAAAGATCGACCTCACAAAAGCAGAAGCGGTGCAACAGGTCATTGCTTCCAAAAGTGAGCTTGCATGGCAAGCCGCTGAAAATCATTTAGAAGGGAAGCTTTATAAGAAGATTTCAACATTCCAAAAAGAGCTCACAGAAATCGCTGCTATCCTTGAGGCATGGGTTGATTTTCCAGAAGAAGGACTAGAGTTTGCTTCGAAGGAGGAGCTCTGCTCTCATTTAGAAGACTTGATCAAAAGTATGAGCGCTTTACATGGGTCGTTTCATGATGGACAGTCCCTAAAGTCCGGCTTTTCGCTTTGCCTAATTGGAGCGCCCAATGTGGGAAAGTCCTCCTTGATGAATGCCCTTTGTGGAAAAGAGCGGGCGATTGTCACCAACATCCCCGGCACAACACGTGATCTTCTTGAAGAAGAGGTCCAACTTGCTGGTCTCCAATTTAGACTCATTGACACAGCAGGCATTAGAGTCACTGATGAAGTGATTGAAAAGGAGGGGGTGCGCCGCTCTGAAAAGGCTGCGCAAGAAGCCGACCTGATCCTTCTGGTTTATGATCACAATCATCCTACCCACATTGAGATGACCCTCCCTGAAAAAAGAACCATCGTGATTTGGAACAAAATCGACCTGAAAGAGGGGGGGAAATTGAACCTACCCTACCCTCATCAAGTAGATGTTTCTGCCAAAGAAGGGACAGGGATTGACCTTCTCAAACAAGAAATCCACAAT
The window above is part of the Candidatus Neptunochlamydia sp. REUL1 genome. Proteins encoded here:
- the mnmE gene encoding tRNA uridine-5-carboxymethylaminomethyl(34) synthesis GTPase MnmE, giving the protein MEFNHRSYEKGQTVAAVATPPGVGGIAVIRIAGDDALAVADQIFSGPIHKYESHTVHFGKIIEGDGKIIDEGLAVVMKNPRSYTGEDTVEIHCHGGTLITRKVLDAALKAGARAALPGEFTFKAFQNGKIDLTKAEAVQQVIASKSELAWQAAENHLEGKLYKKISTFQKELTEIAAILEAWVDFPEEGLEFASKEELCSHLEDLIKSMSALHGSFHDGQSLKSGFSLCLIGAPNVGKSSLMNALCGKERAIVTNIPGTTRDLLEEEVQLAGLQFRLIDTAGIRVTDEVIEKEGVRRSEKAAQEADLILLVYDHNHPTHIEMTLPEKRTIVIWNKIDLKEGGKLNLPYPHQVDVSAKEGTGIDLLKQEIHNVIWQGTPPSKEEVIISSERHHQALGEAIKAVEVVHSGLQTDISPEFLISDIRLALKELGTIIGMNITEEVLSTIFSKFCVGK